The Emcibacter nanhaiensis genome has a window encoding:
- a CDS encoding YHS domain-containing (seleno)protein: protein MDKLPKYLLFISAITVAVLGGLVFYYTSQSYFADSVIFDDEEGVAILGYDPVAYFTEEKATFGNPLYEVNWAGAKWRFASQEHRDLFAKAPNDYAPQFGGYEPVFIAKGYSSPTDPQIWTLRDGKLYLHNNEKTKAYWLENFREKRTQADANWPHIRAKLHYRETQSE, encoded by the coding sequence ATGGACAAGCTTCCCAAATATCTGCTCTTTATTTCCGCCATCACCGTCGCCGTGCTCGGCGGTCTGGTCTTTTATTACACGTCCCAGAGCTACTTCGCCGACAGCGTGATCTTCGACGACGAAGAGGGCGTGGCAATCCTCGGCTATGACCCGGTCGCCTATTTCACCGAGGAAAAGGCCACCTTCGGCAATCCCCTCTATGAAGTGAACTGGGCCGGCGCCAAATGGCGGTTCGCGTCCCAGGAGCACCGCGACCTGTTCGCCAAAGCCCCCAACGACTACGCCCCCCAGTTCGGCGGCTATGAGCCGGTGTTCATCGCCAAGGGCTATTCCAGCCCCACGGACCCGCAGATCTGGACCCTGCGCGACGGCAAGCTCTATCTGCACAACAATGAAAAAACCAAGGCCTACTGGCTGGAAAATTTCCGTGAGAAACGGACCCAGGCCGACGCCAACTGGCCGCATATCCGGGCCAAGCTGCACTATCGGGAAACCCAGTCGGAGTAA